The Phalacrocorax carbo chromosome 11, bPhaCar2.1, whole genome shotgun sequence genome includes a region encoding these proteins:
- the ERCC6L gene encoding DNA excision repair protein ERCC-6-like translates to MAAPGGAAAAAAAAEEEEERYRRLVNDAKAAAGGGELEEALRLFRLAAAIRPSEKLRGRIQRVEEVLASAAEQQDEEEEGFVDVCGSGLLIYGEVHGKLFQHQREGVAFLYRLHREGRPGGILADDMGLGKTIQVIAFLSGMFDAELIQHVLLIMPTTLVSSWLAEFARWTPGLRVKEFHGSSKTERTRNLERVQRRNGIIVTSYQMLINNWKQLASSHDQEFVWDYVILDEAHKIKCPSNKTTKCVYAIPAKHRLLLTGTPVQNNLREMWSLFDFACQGSLLGTAKTFRMEYENPITRAREKDATLGEKALGLKISENLMTIIKPYFLRRTKQDIKTNWADKGDAPLPEDPSENSAPVMPSLTRKNDFVVWVYLAPVQEEIYRNFLSLDHVKEVLMTSRSPLAELTVLKKLCDHPRLLSARACIQLGLEEQEYAEQDHRSEEGMLLGANKIDHLSDETVIQESGKMLFLVGLLERLREEGHRTLVFSQSRKMLDIIQHVLSRRQFKIMRIDGTVTHLTEREKRINAFQSNKDYSVFLLTTQVGGVGITLTAASRVVIFDPSWNPATDAQAVDRAYRIGQKENVVIYRLITCGTVEEKIYRRQVFKDSLIRQTTGDKKNPFRYFSKQELRELFTLEDTRTSATQIQLQSLHATQRKTDPQLDEHIAYLHSLEMFGISDHDLIFTREIAHEEQVESEEAHQYIQQRVQKAHELVQLESQLRDQRMEEIRNTCGEMQQRRPEFVSERKKLSPGLNNINHFVSPPVADKDENDKVIDLTEDKEVLDVGSKMTSLMIEDLDEDKPAQDVSSMDIELLNTSKTVKQRNMQDSEKNLESSIIPSSPGLHPLDKESQSLEEKRCSHVNSDSLTEAGNSLSGHRQHSSNESGMAGDPKGLRDAEVSDWVLGPHAALGTDQNDVPELALAAAVPSLPSVMPEIHAGLQKSHVLENSLEDTSVPSLQDQVDFNLVLEESEEGWQDASNRERSLEHPEKKGFQLKAESFSKSPTKKSPTKTWLSENGNCGTPSHAAEEERHNSPRGSEASEESSGSFHFHRKKSLRRIVSDSEDEDRSVMILEEKQAEKRPSPLSSPLHRFLEGISASTPKCDRNIAKAIFSPQLTNSGNRSTASRRSLINQVLDEVEDIGEIMGATDEEYDDDDSDEEQDDLVEEAAEECSGETAEPEEEPAGETLDTAEESFHLDSMPSEQSEADETESSQEESTGDAELQSGEQIDYFTQESVSKEEVGLSSFPAAGDYSTLVDSGKKLKDDGKLQEALNCFLQALDIKSGDPEVMLMTLNLYRELAQK, encoded by the exons AtggcggccccggggggggccgcggcggcggcggcggcggcggaggaggaggaggagcggtACCGGAG GCTAGTGAACGACGCgaaggcggcggcgggcggcggggagctggaggaggcccTGCGGCTGTTCCGGCTGGCGGCCGCCATCCGCCCCAGCGAGAAGCTGCGGGGCCGCATCCAGCGGGTGGAGGAGGTGCTGGCCTCGGCCGCCGAGCAGCaggacgaggaggaggaaggcttcGTGGACGTGTGCGGCAGCGGCCTGCTGATCTACGGGGAGGTGCACGGGAAGCTCTTCCAGCACCAGCGGGAAGGCGTTGCCTTCCTGTACCGCCTGCACCGGGAGGGCAGGCCCGGCGGCATTCTGGCGGACGACATGGGCCTGGGTAAGACCATCCAGGTGATCGCCTTTCTCTCGGGGATGTTCGATGCTGAGCTCATTCAGCACGTCCTGCTCATCATGCCCACCACCCTGGTCAGCAGCTGGCTGGCGGAGTTCGCTCGCTGGACCCCCGGCCTGCGCGTCAAGGAGTTCCACGGGAGCAGCAAGACGGAGCGCACCAGGAAcctggagagggtccagaggaggaACGGCATCATCGTTACGAGCTACCAGATGCTCATTAACAACTGGAAGCAGCTTGCCAGCAGCCATGATCAGGAGTTTGTCTGGGACTATGTCATTCTCGATGAAGCACATAAAATCAAGTGCCCTTCTAACAAAACGACCAAGTGCGTATATGCGATCCCTGCAAAACATCGCCTCCTCCTCACGGGCACCCCAGTGCAGAACAACCTCCGGGAAATGTGGTCCTTGTTTGACTTTGCGTGCCAAGGCTCTCTCTTGGGAACGGCCAAAACTTTTAGAATGGAATATGAGAACCCTATTACTAGGGCAAGGGAGAAGGATGCAACTCTAGGTGAGAAAGCACTGGGGCTAAAGATATCTGAGAACCTAATGACAATTATAAAGCCGTATTTCCTCAGAAGAACCAAACAAGATATCAAAACCAACTGGGCTGACAAAGGAGATGCTCCTCTTCCTGAGGATCCAAGTGAGAATAGTGCTCCTGTCATGCCATCTCTCACTAGGAAAAATGACTTTGTTGTGTGGGTGTACTTGGCACCAGTGCAGGAAGAAATCTACAGGAACTTTCTCTCCCTGGATCATGTGAAAGAAGTGCTGATGACCAGCCGATCACCTTTGGCTGAGCTGACTGTCTTGAAGAAGCTGTGTGACCACCCCAGGCTTCTGTCGGCACGAGCGTGTATCCAGCTGGGCTTGGAAGAACAGGAGTATGCTGAGCAGGATCACAGGAGTGAAGAAGGTATGCTTCTGGGTGCTAATAAAATAGATCACCTCTCTGACGAGACTGTCATTCAGGAGTCTGGGAAAATGCTGTTCCTTGTAGGACTTCTAGAAAGGCTACGAGAGGAGGGCCACCGAACCCTGGTATTTTCGCAGTCGAGGAAGATGCTGGATATCATACAGCATGTCTTGTCTCGCAGGCAATTCAAGATCATGCGTATTGACGGAACGGTAACCCACCTAACGGAGCGGGAGAAGCGCATTAATGCCTTTCAGAGCAACAAGGACTACTCCGTCTTCCTGCTCACCACGCAAGTTGGTGGCGTTGGCATAACCTTAACAGCAGCCAGCCGAGTGGTGATCTTTGACCCCAGCTGGAATCCAGCTACAGATGCTCAGGCTGTAGACAGAGCTTATAGGATCGGGCAAAAAGAGAACGTAGTAATTTATAGGCTGATTACCTGTGGTAcagtggaagagaaaatatacAGACGACAAGTATTTAAGGATTCATTAATAAGACAGACTACCGGTGACAAAAAGAACCCGTTTAGATATTTCTCCAAACAGGAGCTAAGGGAGCTTTTCACATTGGAGGATACTCGAACATCTGCAACCCAGATCCAGCTGCAGTCTTTGCATGCGACCCAAAGAAAGACTGACCCGCAGCTGGATGAACATATTGCTTATTTGCACTCTCTGGAAATGTTTGGCATTTCTGATCATGACCTGATATTTACAAGGGAAATAGCTCACGAGGAGCAGGTTGAGAGTGAAGAAGCCCATCAATACATTCAACAGAGGGTACAGAAAGCCCACGAGCTAGTTCAGTTAGAGTCTCAGCTTAGAGACCAGAGGATGGAGGAGATCAGAAACACTTGTGGAGAGATGCAGCAAAGACGACCAGAATTTGTTTCCGAGAGAAAGAAGTTGTCTCCAGGGTTGAACAACATAAATCACTTTGTTTCACCACCAGTAGCTGATAAAGATGAAAATGACAAAGTTATTGATCTTACAGAGGATAAGGAGGTTCTTGATGTCGGCTCCAAAATGACAAGTCTGATGATTGAGGACTTGGATGAGGATAAACCGGCGCAAGATGTGTCTAGTATGGATATAGAGCTGCTTAACACCAGCAAGACAGTGAAACAACGCAATATGCAAGATTCCGAGAAAAATCTTGAATCAAGCATTATACCATCATCCCCTGGACTTCATCCACTTGATAAAGAGAGTCAGAGCCTTGAAGAGAAACGGTGCTCCCACGTAAATTCAGATAGCTTGACTGAGGCAGGGAACAGCTTGTCTGGGCATCGTCAGCATTCCTCTAATGAGTCTGGTATGGCTGGTGATCCCAAAGGGTTAAGAGATGCAGAAGTGTCAGATTGGGTACTCGGCCCTCATGCTGCCTTGGGGACAGATCAGAATGACGTTCCTGAGCTAGCTTTGGCTGCCGCAGTGCCAAGTCTACCAAGCGTTATGCCAGAAATCCATGCTGGGCTCCAGAAGTCCCAtgtgctggaaaacagcttggAGGATACGTCTGTGCCTTCTCTCCAGGATCAAGTTGACTTCAATTTGGTCTTGGAAGAGTCTGAAGAGGGATGGCAAGATGCCTCAAATAGGGAAAGATCACTGGAGCACCCAGAAAAGAAGGGCTTCCAACTAAAAGCAGAAAGTTTTTCTAAATctccaacaaaaaaatctccaaCAAAGACGTGGCTAAGTGAAAACGGTAACTGTGGAACACCCAGTCACGCAGCTGAAGAAGAGCGACATAACTCCCCGCGAGGGAGCGAAGCATCAGAGGAAAGCAGTGGTAGCTTTCATTTCCatagaaagaaaagcttaagaAGAATTGTTTCAGACAGTGAGGATGAAGACCGTTCTGTTATGATCTTGGAGgaaaaacaggctgaaaaaagGCCCTCTCCCTTGAGCAGCCCTCTGCATCGCTTTCTGGAAGGAATTAGTGCATCCACTCCTAAATGTGACAGAAATATAGCAAAAGCCATCTTTTCTCCCCAGCTAACAAACAGTGGCAACAGGTCTACTGCTTCCAGGCGATCTCTAATCAACCAAGTGTTAGATGAGGTTGAGGATATTGGAGAAATCATGGGAGCCACTGATGAAGAGTACGATGATGATGACAGTGATGAGGAGCAGGATGACCTCGtggaagaagcagctgaggagtgTAGTGGGGAAACTGCTGAGCCAGAAGAAGAACCTGCTGGAGAAACACTCGATACAGCTGAAGAATCCTTCCATCTAGACAGTATGCCCTCTGAGCAGTCTGAGGCAGATGAGACAGAGTCCTCTCAGGAGGAATCCACTGGTGATGCTGAGCTTCAGTCAGGTGAGCAGATAGACTACTTCACCCAGGAAAGTGTCTCCAAAGAGGAGGTTGGTCTGAGTTCCTTTCCTGCCGCAGGCGATTACAGTACCCTGGTAGACAGCGGGAAGAAACTTAAGGATGATGGAAAACTACAGGAAGCATTGAACTGTTTCCTGCAAGCTCTTGACATAAAAAGTGGAGATCCAGAAGTTATGCTTATGACTTTAAACTTGTATAGAGAGCTAGCCCAGAAATGA